The window CTCAGGCTTGGCCTCCAAAGCTTAACTAAGCCTATTCCCTTGAGGGCCCTACAAACGGGATACAAAGCAAGGCTTAAATCTGAGCAGGGTCAGTTGCCCCAAGGTATGTATATCAACTGCATCTTTGTATACACCACTATCACATACTTTAACTCTGCTTCTGTCTTAcactggggaagaaaaggacaACACAGGGAAACTTCGCATACCAGAGATCTAAGGAAACACTACAGAACTGTGGAAAGCTTCTGCCCATTTCCATTGACTAATGTTCTAGTACCTCTCTACATAGCATTAAGTCTGCATTCAGCTTCACCAGCAGCCAGTCCCGCTGCAGCAACTGCAGAGATAATAAATTACACACTAGCAGTGCTCTGAATCTGGGAACATAGACTGGCTCCAGCAGGCCATTCCCTGCTTACAGACACACCCCTCCCAAGCCAATATCCGgtaaacagctttttttctagAGGTGATGTCAGACTGCATTCTTGCTATTCTCCTGACAAATGCCAGGTCTGACACAGCCTCCAAGCAGGAGCCTGCAGgcttttagagaagaaaaacaggagagtACACAAGAAAGCAACATGAAGAACTGTTGAATATGGGGGAGAAGAGCCAAGTCCTCTTTTCTCTGGTGAGCTAGGTTGGGCAATACTGATAACATAGCCACCCCAAGTGCTCAGCCCGGTCAGACAGACCTGCTCATTAGGAGGAAATTGAATCCATTATATTTCACCCTTACCTCAACTCCTGCAGGGACAGTTTTTCTCCTAATGAACATAGTTCATTCAGTACAAAACTGAGGGCTATAAGCCAAAAAACAGATTTCCCTGCACTTGGACAACTCCTACCCTCACCCCAAGCCCAAGACTTCAGCAAACCTGTCTGCAGATGGCTTCTCCCTGGATCTACACACCCACACACGTAAACCTCCTGGAGTTTAATGACTCCATGTCTCAAGCGACAGTTACAAAGTGTGAGACTGTAACAGAAATTGTTCTGAGGTTCTGTCTTCTTTCAGGTACTGTACCGTAACAAGTTTAGATTTGCCACTCTCCTGAAGAATCCCAGTGTCTGCCAGAGACATTCCCCCTGCTAGTATGAGGGCTTATCAGGACAGGTACAGCAAAAGAAGAGCAGCTAGGGTACCTGCATGTATAAATACGCTCGTGTCTCAACAGGTCTAAAAACATAGGCTCTCATAGGTTTGATCGTTACTAAGGCTGGGAGCTCTCTGTAATCCTATCATCCCTATCCTTGACACAGGCTGGCTCCTCACCCATAGCCTCGTATCACTGTCTCACCATTTAGCATCTCTGGGGCCATCCAGTACGGGTTGCCAACCACTGTGTAGCGCTTCTTCCTGTCACTCTTCCGCAGGGTTCGTTTCTTGGCAGATGGCTTCTCCAGAgtgggcttttttctttcctccacaaTCAGCCGAGACAGTCCAAAGTCAGCCACCACCACTGTCTTATCCTGCACAGAGGATTTAGGACAAACTGCTGACTTCCCCCAGATCCTTTCAGGAGCAGAGAGACTACAGTTCCTGTTCACTGTCAGCAGTGgtgagaacagcagcagctgtatCAGTATTTAATAGTTGAGATGAACTGACTCGTATAACATTGACTGTTAATAGGAGACACTATCACAGGAAAGGGGGTAAGATCAGAGTGAAGAATCAGTGAAATCAAGATCAGTCTGGAAAATCTTATGTGAAGATGAAATTCCCTTGTTTAGGGCACCAAACCCTCTCTGAAATTAATCCCACTCTGACTAGCGAGGGCTGTGAACTCAACATCATGTGGAGAAAATCAGGGAAGGAAGACGACATGGGGAAGAGATGCGGAGCTCACCAACTTGATTAAGCAGTTATGTGAATTCAGGTCTCTGTGAATGATGCACATGGAATGCAGGTAAGCctagaacagaagaaaactctGTTAAGCATTTCCAAGCAAATATATCCCTTCACATTTACAAGCTTCAGCAACCATGTGCAAGCAGCCTGGCAGGATCCACAACCCCTCAATCATCACCCTACTGAAGCTGCTAACCTTAACCCAGGAGCTTTGCCCATTGAAGCAGGAACAGTTTGACTCACCATTCCAGAGGCAATTCCTTTGGCAAAGCTGACCTTCTGCTGCCAGGGAAATGGGTCCTGAAAGACAAGTCCACACCAGTCAGGGACTATCTCATCAACCATCTGGTGACAACTCCTCCTCCTCTACAGGGACTCTTACAGAAGTCAGAAAACAGTGATACAACCCCAGCAAAAAGGCACTTCCTGCTCTAGTCTACCCACAGctaagaaaaagcttttccacaCAGTTCCACAGGAAAATACTATCAACAAGCATCATAAGGCTGGCACACCCACAGTGTGTTGTCAACATCATTCCATAATAAGTAGAGGCCTACCAGGCTTCCCTTCAGCATATGCTCACCGCATTGCGGAGGAAGTCCTTCAGAGTGCCTCCCTCGATGTACTCAGTGAGGAGATTGAGCTTCTTGTCCTTGTAAAGTACACCAATGAACTTCAGCACATTGGGGTGATCCAGGCTGCGCATCACTTTCACCTGGGAAACAGATACACATCTCAAAGCACAGAATGAAGCAACTCCTGGTAAATCCTCTGTATATTTATACTGCTCCTGTCCAACAGAGGACAGCATTCCTATCCTGGAGGTTACCTCCAGGCACCAGAGTGCACTCAACCCCTAATCATAAAGCATTCAATTACCTTTTGCCTCTTCGTTTCCACATCATGCAATTAACCTGATCTTAGTCTTTAAGGAAAGCACCCTCGGGTTCAGCAAACTTTTCAGAGACAGACAGAAGTTCTGCAGAGCAGCTATCTGTTCTGTACTGCATGTCAGGATCAGAATAGCGGCATCAGCTGTTTAGGGAGCTGCCTGCCTTTAAGCTAAATATGACTTTGAAAAACATGGTAGGCAGCCGCCAAGAAAATAGTTTAAATACAGCAGCAGTCTTAAACGTCTTATGGATATTGCCCTGCATCACTTGTATTTGTGCAAAAGGCTCAAGGGATAAGTCCTTTATGTATTTGCACAGCTGCTTCCCTCAGACTCAGTCTGTTTTATAtcactgaaaaattaatgaacTGGGAGCTGAAGTCATGGCTATTGCTCAGTGTAAGCAAGTCACACTTTGCTGCAGCAAACATTCAGCTGGTGTCAGGCTCTCTCTGGTGCAACATCTCCCTCCTTAGCACTTTGATTCCTGCCAGTCTGCTGGCACGATAACGCTCTCACTGGGGAAGATGGAGGAGTGGCACTGTACTCATGGCTCAGAAACTTCTGGAAATTTGCTCCTACCTCTGTCAAAAAAGTCTTCTGTGTTTCCTCATCACAGCGAATCAGCTCCTTCATCACCATCACCTTTCCTGTTGCTTTGTGAGTCACCTGATGGAAACAGAAACCACAACTACAGGCCAAGTTCAAGAATAAATAGCTCCAGTGCTCTTGCAACTCTTCTGAAAAGTAACATCCTCCTGCTCTATTCAGAGAaggcattaaagaaaaaactcaGAGCCCAGGgatctgaagaaaacagcataatatttctgcttttggaaTTCAAAGATTCTGTAAGTGAAAGAGAAACTCCCTAAAGCTGATAGAGGGTCATAGCAAGAGATCAACAGCATCCCAAGAGCCAGAGCTAGTCTCCTTTTTACAAAGCTTATGGCTGGGCTGTCAAAACCTCTGAAGGCATCAGATCTGTACTTGTGCATATCTCAAGTTCCCTTACAGAAAGCACCTGCCCAGCATGATGCTCACAGTTTATACACAGGTTCTATCAGCTACCTTCTGTATCAGCAAAGAAATTAATGTTCACTTGCATAAGAAATGAAACCAAACAATGCATACCACTTTGGTATGCTTTGGTATTAATGGAGACTGTGAAGTTGACTGGTTTCTGATGAGCATATCAAACTTAATCATGTGCAAGAACTACGTTGCACAGAATGTTCACTTAAGGCAGGAGGCAGTTGTTTTACCATGCTCCTTAGGAGCAGTGTTTTGCTACCTGCAAGAAATATCCCAATATGGCACACACCCAGAAAAAACACACCATGAACACTGGGCAGTGCACTTCCTAGCTCTTGGCACTGAAAGCATTTCCAATTCTAAGAGCTGCCTGTATCCAGATGGTTTATGGCATTCTGCTGTTTTCTAGAGGTTTCTTTTGATCTGCTCTGCCTTGCTTGTATAGGTACAGGAGTGAATAGAAACGTGCCAAATTCTAATAAGCGAGTTTTCTTGGAGTCTCCCTTTGGAGTCGCTTTGCTTGGATAGCTAAATCTCTTTGAAATTTCTAGGTAACTAAATAACCACATTCTCTCTCTAGGAACAGAAAGTGACTGTTCTGACCAGACATAGTACTTGTTGCAACAAAAATTCAATCCAAAGATCAAGaaagttgttgcttttttgcctcataccttttaaaataaaacatctttcagaaaacCTCCAGAATTGCAACCCAGAACATGAGGCCCAGTTATAATATTTTGGAAGCTTGTGAGCTTTTGCAAACACTGTGGCACTTTATTTGAACCACAGGACATAGCAAGGCTAATACGAGTGGAATACAAGTGCATGAAATAATAGAACAACACAACAGAAGCAAGAGAATGATATTCTTCTGCTCCCATTTGAAATCAAGCATCCATATATAAGTAGCGAGCCAGGGAACACTATGCATTTCAGCCAGGGACATGGAAGCCAGGGATATCTAATACCCAAAGATAAAGGGAAGTGTAGGGACAAAGACAAGGCAAGGCTAAATGGTATTCTTAAGCTGACATACCAGCAGAACTGAAACAAGTGTCGTCATGGAACTCCAAGAGGCCAATTTTAACTCCCAGAGCATGCACCAGAACAGAATGGCTATCAGGTAatttgagcagaaaaaaaacgCCTTTGTGCCATTGACTGTGAGGACGCAGATGACAAAAGCATGCGACAGAGGAAAGGTTCTGCTTACCTGGACCTGTTATTTGTCTAtgagcagaggagaagagaaatatCCTCATTAGTACAGTATAGTATAGTAGTACTGGCCCACCACCATCCATGGAAACATGTGATGAGTGAGGTGTAAGAAGAAAAGTCCCATAACATGCTGAATATCTGAGTACTGAGGAGCTCATACCACCTTCAGTAAAGCTGCCCTGATGCTGTCATAGATGCTAGGATAACAGCTCCTTCAGCACCCCTATTCAAGATCAGCTTAAAGGCAAGGGAACAGAATTGCTATTAATGGAAATTTTTAACTGTGACAGTCATGTAAGAGCTGATGGCTACCAGCACATTTAGGCTCTGATCAGAGTTCTGAGCTCACTGAATCAGCCTGGCAAACCCTCGAGTATGCCACACTAATGGTGGAAGAGCAATATTGAACTGGGCACTTAATGCACTTTCCTATTCTCCCCACTTCACCCAGATGCCTGCAGTGACACGGGCACTCTAACTCAGGAGATGAGCCACTATAGCCAAGATTGCCATTTGAAAGGgacaaagaaacagagaaatggaTCTCACTGAGCAGCCCAGGTGAGTTCCAAGACTGATCACTATCAGCAGGACAAAGAAAGGCCACACTGTCGAGGTTTACGAGTCAGACTGCCGTAGAGGAAGTAACTGATGAATGCTTGGGGAGGTCCCTCACCTTGATTGCTTGTCCAAAAAATCCTTTTCCTAGTACTTCTCCATGAATGAGATCACATGGCCGGAAGATTTGCTGGGAGCAGCTAGAAGAGGAACGTAGAGATTCAGAGCGACTGATGTCACGGCTCAGAAGGAGGGGTTCCTTTGGAGAACTGGGGCCAGGAGACTTAGAAATGCTGTTACTTCGCCTAGAAAGTAAAGGCAACGAGGTCAGTAAAGCTGCTAGGAAGCTTTTGGTTCAACACATATCATCATTAGCTCCTAAGGGACCAGTTTCCAGATGCACTTTAGTGCTCTTCACATCACAAAAGTCAGATGCTCTCCCAGCACTGTGGAAGCTCTTCACAAACCTAGAGCAACTTCCAAGCCTGAAGTGCCTAACAATAATGCATCCCCTGCACTGTCAATTAGAGGTGGAGCTCCTGAGGAGGAAGAAGCTGTGAAAATGCATCTTTTATTACTTCTAAGCAAAGATTCAAATACTGGCAAATGACTGAAAGAGCAACTGTGTGCACCAGTctagaaaaacaagtttttttccccaagtacCAGTCACATTCCCTTTAAGAACACATTCTTCCCCAGCCATTTAAGGCTGATAAAAATctgacttttctgttttctaaccATAAAACTCAGTATCTTCTCTATGGTAGAAGTAGAGCTCCTCAGTTTTATTAAGTAAAGTTTATCACCCTGACAGGGAATGAAGAGAGTGCATCCAACAGTAAGATGTGAAGGTCTCAACTGCTTCACCAGTGGTTCATACCAAGGCTCATACCAAGAATTAGTCACATCTCTGCAGTCATTTTCAACCACAGGGCCTAAGCACACAGCAGTCCAGCCAAGGAGCACAGGGCAAAGACAAGCTAGTCAGAGCCTTCAAGGCTTTACCTGAGGGATCGTCGGCGGAGCGTTCCTTCCAGATTCTCCTTGATGTCCAGTGGAGAGATGGAGTGGGGAGAGATGGGTGACTTTATGTGGGTGGGAAGCCGGGAGTCCAACCGAAGCCTGTCTAAGCGCTGTGAGACAGGGTCATGCTCTATCAGCAGCTGAAGCGTCTGGCTTGTCTTGCGAATCAAGTCCTCCACCTTCGAGCAAACCAAAGGGAAGGATGGtagcaaagagcagaaatatGAACGACAGCAGACAGAGGAGACATAGCAGAATGCCATTCAGAAATCAGGGTTCAGTTTTCATTTAGTTGCACACACCACAGTTGTCTACCAGACAAGACAAGCTAACAACACAGAAGTTTCTCATGGTATTCAAAGCCTCTTCTGTTCTGGTCAAAAATAACAGaccaaccttttttttttattgagaaGCGTTTGAAAACTACACAAGATTTCACCTTGAACAACGCTGAAAAACATTGCTAAAGCTGCTGTGTTCCTAATGTTCTACCCAATACCAGCAGTAAAATCTTCACGTAGTGAAAGCTATGGTGGTCTCACTACACTCTCACAGCATCACCTGATAGctgtaaaaagcattttcttgtaAATGCAGACAccaaatatataattttttttcaatggtAACCTCATACCTAGGATAAGCTGAACCTTTGTCTATTACCAGATGCCTCTAAGGTGATTAGAACAGCAGACTTCACTAGTAATACATAATGAATCTTCACAGCTCTTCGTCCTCTAACATGCCACAGCTTTATGCTTTCCTTATCATCTTCCTCCATGAATGAATGCCACATATTCAGAACTGCATCCTAACTGCATTTCCTCCTAATTCCCTCTTCAGCTAGAGTAAGCAGCAAAGTTTGTCTTTGTGTCCGTTCTTTCTGCTAGCACGAGTACCATGGGTGTACACTACACTGTATGTAGGGTGGGAGAACAGTGCCAAGAGACAGAAGAGCTTTAGGAAGAGAGATGAGAAGGAGGCTTTAGAACAGAACTCTGCCCACCTCCTCCACCTGTAACGTACGAATGGGAGCTCCATTAATTTCCAGGATACGATCTGCAGGGTGGATGGCATTTCGGACATCTGGGCTGATGTGCATCCTGTTAACTCTAAACACAGGTATTACAGTGGTGAGGAAAAAGTCAGTTTGGCCAGAATTATCAAAACTATTTGACCTCTAATGCTTCCCTTCCTATTAGTACCTTGAAGTAAAACAATGCTAATTTCCATTACAGTAAATGCTCAGGTTTGAGCTGGTTTGGGGAGAGCTTATCATTTGTTCAGTGGCAAAAATTGCAACTCCATTACAGTTCTTAAACATTCCCGTTCTACCAAGACAGACCTCCGCAGCAATTAAAGCAGCTGGCAGGACAGCAGTACTGCACAAGTTTTACCAGCTCCCTCTGCACAGACATGAACTTTGCACACAGCCTTGTCATACTCACTCCTTCACTTGGACGCCAGTGG of the Meleagris gallopavo isolate NT-WF06-2002-E0010 breed Aviagen turkey brand Nicholas breeding stock chromosome 17, Turkey_5.1, whole genome shotgun sequence genome contains:
- the LIMK2 gene encoding LIM domain kinase 2 isoform X4 encodes the protein MVVDVTLFLYTGEEVWRCLGCGDLIAAGQRLYRTVNEAWHVSCFRCSECQDPLTNWYYEKDGKLYCHKDYWGKFGESCHGCSLLMTGPVMVAGEYKYHPECFACMSCKVIIEDGDTYALVQHSTLYCGKCHNQIVLTPMIEKHSSESLREQLPYTLTLISMPAATDGKRGFSVSVEGGCSSYATGVQVKEVNRMHISPDVRNAIHPADRILEINGAPIRTLQVEEVEDLIRKTSQTLQLLIEHDPVSQRLDRLRLDSRLPTHIKSPISPHSISPLDIKENLEGTLRRRSLRRSNSISKSPGPSSPKEPLLLSRDISRSESLRSSSSCSQQIFRPCDLIHGEVLGKGFFGQAIKVTHKATGKVMVMKELIRCDEETQKTFLTEVKVMRSLDHPNVLKFIGVLYKDKKLNLLTEYIEGGTLKDFLRNADPFPWQQKVSFAKGIASGMAYLHSMCIIHRDLNSHNCLIKLDKTVVVADFGLSRLIVEERKKPTLEKPSAKKRTLRKSDRKKRYTVVGNPYWMAPEMLNGPSRE
- the LIMK2 gene encoding LIM domain kinase 2 isoform X3; its protein translation is MTGPVMVAGEYKYHPECFACMSCKVIIEDGDTYALVQHSTLYCGKCHNQIVLTPMIEKHSSESLREQLPYTLTLISMPAATDGKRGFSVSVEGGCSSYATGVQVKEVNRMHISPDVRNAIHPADRILEINGAPIRTLQVEEVEDLIRKTSQTLQLLIEHDPVSQRLDRLRLDSRLPTHIKSPISPHSISPLDIKENLEGTLRRRSLRRSNSISKSPGPSSPKEPLLLSRDISRSESLRSSSSCSQQIFRPCDLIHGEVLGKGFFGQAIKVTHKATGKVMVMKELIRCDEETQKTFLTEVKVMRSLDHPNVLKFIGVLYKDKKLNLLTEYIEGGTLKDFLRNADPFPWQQKVSFAKGIASGMAYLHSMCIIHRDLNSHNCLIKLDKTVVVADFGLSRLIVEERKKPTLEKPSAKKRTLRKSDRKKRYTVVGNPYWMAPEMLNGQSYDETVDIFSFGIVLCEIIGQVYADPDCLPRTLDFGLNVKLFWEKFVPADCPPAFFPLAAICCRLEPESRPPFSKLEDSFEALSLYLGELAIPLPSELEELDHNVSVQYGLNRDKLPENTT
- the LIMK2 gene encoding LIM domain kinase 2 isoform X1, coding for MVVDVTLFLYTGEEVWRCLGCGDLIAAGQRLYRTVNEAWHVSCFRCSECQDPLTNWYYEKDGKLYCHKDYWGKFGESCHGCSLLMTGPVMVAGEYKYHPECFACMSCKVIIEDGDTYALVQHSTLYCGKCHNQIVLTPMIEKHSSESLREQLPYTLTLISMPAATDGKRGFSVSVEGGCSSYATGVQVKEVNRMHISPDVRNAIHPADRILEINGAPIRTLQVEEVEDLIRKTSQTLQLLIEHDPVSQRLDRLRLDSRLPTHIKSPISPHSISPLDIKENLEGTLRRRSLRRSNSISKSPGPSSPKEPLLLSRDISRSESLRSSSSCSQQIFRPCDLIHGEVLGKGFFGQAIKVTHKATGKVMVMKELIRCDEETQKTFLTEVKVMRSLDHPNVLKFIGVLYKDKKLNLLTEYIEGGTLKDFLRNADPFPWQQKVSFAKGIASGMAYLHSMCIIHRDLNSHNCLIKLDKTVVVADFGLSRLIVEERKKPTLEKPSAKKRTLRKSDRKKRYTVVGNPYWMAPEMLNGQSYDETVDIFSFGIVLCEIIGQVYADPDCLPRTLDFGLNVKLFWEKFVPADCPPAFFPLAAICCRLEPESRPPFSKLEDSFEALSLYLGELAIPLPSELEELDHNVSVQYGLNRDKLPENTT
- the LIMK2 gene encoding LIM domain kinase 2 isoform X2, with the protein product MGSYLSAPAYFAPKDPFRCSECQDPLTNWYYEKDGKLYCHKDYWGKFGESCHGCSLLMTGPVMVAGEYKYHPECFACMSCKVIIEDGDTYALVQHSTLYCGKCHNQIVLTPMIEKHSSESLREQLPYTLTLISMPAATDGKRGFSVSVEGGCSSYATGVQVKEVNRMHISPDVRNAIHPADRILEINGAPIRTLQVEEVEDLIRKTSQTLQLLIEHDPVSQRLDRLRLDSRLPTHIKSPISPHSISPLDIKENLEGTLRRRSLRRSNSISKSPGPSSPKEPLLLSRDISRSESLRSSSSCSQQIFRPCDLIHGEVLGKGFFGQAIKVTHKATGKVMVMKELIRCDEETQKTFLTEVKVMRSLDHPNVLKFIGVLYKDKKLNLLTEYIEGGTLKDFLRNADPFPWQQKVSFAKGIASGMAYLHSMCIIHRDLNSHNCLIKLDKTVVVADFGLSRLIVEERKKPTLEKPSAKKRTLRKSDRKKRYTVVGNPYWMAPEMLNGQSYDETVDIFSFGIVLCEIIGQVYADPDCLPRTLDFGLNVKLFWEKFVPADCPPAFFPLAAICCRLEPESRPPFSKLEDSFEALSLYLGELAIPLPSELEELDHNVSVQYGLNRDKLPENTT